One genomic region from Paramormyrops kingsleyae isolate MSU_618 chromosome 24, PKINGS_0.4, whole genome shotgun sequence encodes:
- the LOC111857952 gene encoding uncharacterized protein yields MTGERSPAEVRIVLLGKTGSGKSSAGNVILGEEKFKVICNPYDATTDCQTEEGNVNGRKITVTDTPGIFDPNRDEKDVKYSIISCLTHCAPGPHAFILVLRVGRHTKEDEESVKMILKWFGEEALKHTVVLFTHGEELKKNQTIKEFVGMNKDLKELVDKCEGRVHVIDSKQWNRKDKHAQSEDLLEQLRKMTIKKREAGESQAAQALEEMKNWLLYQGSSTFDHEPSQGSERSRSSGGNLHESDYRSNSFQIKQLLTTIDNMVKGNEGRCYTNESLELIAEAIQDEVNKIIQDRMKEFFAEAKSRVRRNRDSMTESQKLDNIEAIEHEIYKIIKERKTEIWKEARNKILKSGVAGAAVGSLLGLLHGVAVGAAVPFVALGGLFTAGVKSILGIRSKKTEVNPRNITVVEAVEGVTEIAGTTAGVAVRDTGAAAAVGATGATAKAGETCVDTNHAAKEAAKAAGQAELSAVKEGLDATQKPVSFKDSPYKKRL; encoded by the exons ATGACGGGAGAGAGAT CACCTGCTGAAGTAAGAATTGTGCTTTTGGGAAAAACAGGATCTGGGAAGAGCAGCGCAGGAAATGTTATCCTGGGGGAAGAGAAGTTTAAAGTTATATGTAATCCATATGATGCAACAACAGATTGTCAAACAGAAGAAGGAAACGTTAATGGCAGGAAGATTACAGTAACTGACACACCAGGGATCTTTGACCCAAACAGGGATGAGAAAGATGTGAAGTATTCCATAATATCCTGTCTCACTCACTGTGCTCCTGGTCCACATGCCTTCATCTTAGTGCTGAGAGTGGGAAGACACACCAAAGAGGATGAAGAGTCAGTGAAGATGATACTGAAGTGGTTTGGGGAGGAAGCCCTGAAGCACACAGTTGTCCTCTTCACACATGGTGAAGAGCTTAAAAAAAACCAGACCATTAAAGAGTTTGTAGGAATGAACAAGGATCTGAAGGAACTTGTTGATAAGTGTGAAGGCCGAGTCCATGTCATTGACTCTAAGCAGTGGAACAGAAAAGATAAACATGCTCAGTCTGAAGATCTCCTGGAACAACTAAGGAAAATGACGATAAAGAAGAGAGAAGCTGGGGAATCACAGGCTGCTCAGGCACTGGAGGAAATGAAGAACTGGCTGTTATATCAAGGATCATCAACATTTGATCATGAACCAAGCCAAGGATCAGAAAGATCTAGAAGTTCTGGAGGAAACCTGCATGAATCAGATTACAGAAGCAACAGCTTTCAGATTAAACAGCTGCTGACAACTATAGACAACATGGTGAAAGGGAATGAAGGTCGTTGTTACACAAATGAATCACTTGAGCTCATTGCAGAAGCTATACAGGATGaggtaaataaaataatacaagaCAGAATGAAAGAGTTTTTTGCTGAAGCCAAAAGTAGAGTTAGAAGGAATAGGGACAGTATGACTGAATCCCAGAAGCTAGACAACATAGAAGCTATAGAGCATgagatatataaaataataaaagagagaaagacagaaatTTGGAAAGAAGCCAGAAATAAGATTTTAAAATCAGGAGTAGCAGGAGCAGCAGTTGGATCTTTGCTGGGGCTCCTGCATGGAGTCGCTGTTGGAGCAGCTGTACCATTTGTGGCATTAGGTGGACTTTTCACTGCAGGAGTAAAGTCAATACTGGGCATTAGatcaaaaaaaacagaagttaATCCAAGAAATATAACAGTTGTAGAAGCAGTTGAAGGAGTAACAGAGATAGCTGGGACAACGGCAGGGGTAGCAGTTAGGGATACaggggcagcagcagcagtggggGCAACAGGGGCAACAGCCAAAGCTGGAGAAACATGCGTCGATACCAACCATGCAGCCAAGGAAGCTGCGAAAGCTGCAGGGCAGGCAGAGCTATCTGCAGTGAAGGAAGGGTTGGATGCCACACAAAAACCAGTCAGTTTTAAGGATAGTCCTTACAAAAAACGTTTGTAG